In Pocillopora verrucosa isolate sample1 chromosome 13, ASM3666991v2, whole genome shotgun sequence, one genomic interval encodes:
- the LOC136277814 gene encoding uncharacterized protein, whose translation MPGPPPSSSGNPSQQIFPPPMMQGIQPPTGLKLSAKDKAVNWKVYKQQGENYSLIAQLDKQTEEYRVVLFLYSVGPDAVKIYNSFDLSDENRRKLSEIIKQFDNFAIGETNETYERYVFNSRDQKEGESIHDYVGELRTLAQTCNFCTCLHDTLIRDRIVLGLRDGGTRKRLFRQGKLTLQMCIEIAKSDEVSNTQLKNMDQTTQEPEDVHKVKMERPKKPERKYPKQTGRDYPNRKPNDDNTSDRPCDFCGRKHRKGRTNCTAWGRICVACGKKNHFASQCRAREKTHNVEFEEDETSEEEFLYCVTSKPEMTGTVNSVSEREIYAQMLTNEKPIKFHIDCGATVNVLPSKYVNKEDIQPTKRVL comes from the coding sequence ATGCCTGGTCCACCGCCGTCTTCGAGTGGAAACCCCTCACAGCAAATTTTCCCGCCGCCGATGATGCAGGGCATACAACCGCCCACTGGCTTAAAACTGTCGGCGAAAGACAAGGCCGTAAACTGGAAAGTTTATAAACAGCAAGGGGAGAACTACTCCCTCATAGCACAGCTCGACAAGCAGACGGAGGAATACAGAGTGGTATTATTCCTTTACTCAGTAGGACCCGACGCGGTCAAGATTTACAACAGCTTTGACCTCAGCGACGAAAACCGGCGCAAGCTGTCCGAGATAATCAAgcaatttgacaattttgcgATCGGTGAGACGAACGAAACGTACGAGCGTTACGTCTTCAACAGCCGCGATCAAAAGGAAGGAGAATCCATACATGACTACGTAGGAGAACTACGGACACTTGCACAAACATGCAATTTCTGCACGTGTTTACACGACACACTCATCCGCGACCGAATCGTACTTGGCCTACGTGATGGAGGAACGCGCAAACGCCTATTCCGTCAAGGCAAACTAACTTTGCAAATGTGCATCGAGATCGCGAAAAGCGACGAAGTCTCGAACACACAGCTTAAGAATATGGATCAGACTACACAGGAACCTGAAGATGTCCATAAGGTGAAGATGGAGAGACCGAAGAAACCAGAGCGCAAATACCCGAAGCAAACGGGCCGAGATTATCCGAACCGGAAACCCAACGATGACAACACAAGCGACAGGCCATGTGATTTCTGTGGGCGAAAACATCGTAAAGGCAGAACCAATTGCACCGCTTGGGGCCGTATTTGTGTAgcatgtggaaaaaaaaaccacttcgCGTCCCAGTGCAGAGCAAGAGAGAAAACACACAATGTTGAATTTGAAGAAGACGAAACCAGCGAGGAAGAATTCCTGTATTGCGTGACCTCGAAACCAGAGATGACAGGAACTGTCAACAGCGTCTCGGAACGTGAAATATACGCACAGATGCTTACCAACGAGAAGCCCATTAAGTTCCATATCGACTGCGGTGCAACCGTAAATGTTTTGCCAAGTAAATACGTCAACAAAGAAGATATCCAGCCGACGAAACGTGTTTTGTAG